A single genomic interval of Pomacea canaliculata isolate SZHN2017 linkage group LG5, ASM307304v1, whole genome shotgun sequence harbors:
- the LOC112565438 gene encoding probable GPI-anchored adhesin-like protein PGA55 — MLRCDGRAMSTRRLMVVVLWGLAIIPVLLLGSTSARILCESSNYKLTTCDVSALGDHIVSVALDQQLSSTICVLDSNYGLNSILKAIWVSSGCRGYFTVQVLSTDYSTSPDSRLQRDIASSKAEADVLPTELSTSADALVTSAEHVPTTNTEVTSSPASDRSTSVRNEHPSSNTNVAVASDWASTSSKTAFTENEVTTSSKTAFTENEVTTSSKTAFTENEVTTSSETAFTENEVTTSSKTAFTENEVTTSSKTAFTEIAVTTSRKTTFTEVTTSAMTNPLLPNASSAICSCFCRLQSLGGEAEIAAMPVPVDRASFSKQRRKKESASDKRTSSVVMGTGAVAILCAVMAVFPLLDLEHIVRALTERRQQRNFCSSRFSRPGDHGGSVST, encoded by the exons GTTTGGCTATCATTCCTGTGCTCCTGCTTGGAAGTACTTCAGCCAGAATCCTGTGTGAATCTTCAAACTACAAACTCACGACCTGTGATGTGTCAGCACTTGGTGATCACATAGTGTCCGTGGCTCTAGACCAGCAGCTGTCCTCAACGATCTGTGTACTCGACTCCAACTATGGCCTCAACTCCATCCTGAAGGCCATCTGGGTTTCTAGCGGATGCAGAGGTTATTTCACGGTGCAGGTCCTATCAACAG ATTACAGCACATCTCCAGACTCAAGGCTACAAAGAGACATCGCAAGTTCTAAAGCTGAGGCTGATGTTCTTCCGACAGAACTTTCAACGAGCGCCGACGcacttgtgacgtcagcagaaCATGTGCCAACAACGAACACGGAAGTGACGTCGTCGCCAGCGTCAGACAGATCGACGTCAGTGCGGAACGAACATCCGTCCTCCAACACCAACGTAGCAGTCGCGTCAGACTGGGCCTCGACCTCTAGCAAAACAGCCTTCACCGAGAATGAGGTCACGACCTCTAGCAAAACAGCCTTCACCGAGAATGAGGTCACGACCTCTAGCAAAACAGCCTTCACCGAGAATGAGGTCACGACCTCTAGCGAAACAGCCTTCACCGAGAATGAGGTCACGACCTCTAGCAAAACAGCCTTCACCGAGAATGAGGTCACGACCTCTAGCAAAACAGCCTTCACCGAGATTGCGGTCACGACCTCTAGAAAAACTACCTTCACCGAGGTCACGACCTCGGCGATGACAAATCCTTTGCTGCCAAATGCGTCCTCTGCCATTTGCTCCTGTTTCTGCAGACTTCAGTCCCTTGGCGGAGAGGCCGAGATCGCCGCCATGCCCGTGCCCGTGGACAGAGCCTCGTTCTCGAAACAACGCCGCAAAAAGGAGAGCGCCAGTGACAAGCGTACGTCATCAGTCGTCATGGGAACCGGGGCTGTGGCCATACTGTGTGCAGTGATGGCAGTGTTTCCTCTTCTCGATCTTGAGCACATCGTCAGGGCTCTGACAGAGAGAAGGCAGCAGAGAAACTTCTGTTCATCACGATTCTCCAGACCTGGAGACCATGGCGGTTCAGTTTCTACATGA